The stretch of DNA GGGGgttttgcattgatttatttCGACTGGTTTGCTGTCGCCAAGATTTTAGCATTGTGTTCGctcattttcccattttttccATTATTCCATTTGAATTTCCAGCTCAGCTTATTTCTGCTCATTTCCACAACTGACATCAAAGTATTCCAAGCTGTTTCTGGGcgttttttcaattaattatgcttTATTGCTGcgtggtgttgctgttgctgttgcttttacGGTCTCTTGAATTTccactgtttctgtttgctgttttccattttcttttttccttgACTGTACGTTCGTCGTtgcgtttgtgttttttgttcggtCTTTGGCAAGTGTGAAGATTAAGAGGCATCGATGGAAATGCAAGTAATTAATGGCTGGCAGAGTGGGCGCGGCAACTGTAGTTGCCCCAACACTTGTCCCGCCTGCGCTAATGACCCATATTATGAGGTTATTACTGTACGAGGAGTACTCACATCCCCTGTCTGCCTCCGACTGtttgtgagtgagtgagagtgcgATTGCAACTGCATTTCTGATGACATTTCGTATATGTTAAGTAATTGTAAAAGGCTTCGATGAGTCGGCAACGGTAGCGGCAAAGGGCATGTGTGGTATGGAATTTTCGACTGAGGCCGCAGTTAATTGAAGTCTATTTggattgatggatggatggatggtctAGTGGGCTGGCACAAGCAATGCGAATGGCTTGTCTATGAAAGTGCATCTTAATTAGGGTTTTGCAGTAGATCAGTCGCAAGATGTTTGCCTCCCAACATCTGAAATAGGATTGATGGGTATGCCTGGGTACATGTTGGGTAAGTTTAGTAGATTGGCGGGGCTTGTGTTATGTTAGGTAAGAGGTGAATACTAGTTGTGGCAACTTACCTCGAGTTAAACTTGTTAAGGTGATGAAAAAGGTGGCTTGGGCTCATGTCTCATTGCCTCTAGAGATCTGTGATCTTGCCTCTAATTCTGTTTATCTTATTTTCTTCTTAAATGTATTCCGCAGATGGATCCAAAACCCTACCATTTACTggtgtttctgctgctctatATACTGATGCTGACATCCTTTATGCGTCCACAGATGAACATAAGTATAAGCGTTGACTCGTACTTCTTCAGTGCCAAGTACGTTGTCCTTTTGGGTGTCACATTTAGGTTCGATTTATTCATGGTGGTGGCAGCTTTGCCCATCACCGTCCTGACGGTTATCGCACTCACGAAGTGGAACGAGGCAACAGATCATCCCACGGCCTCGCGCTCCTTCGTGTCGTTCGTGGTGTTTCTTTATGTCGCATTGCTGATCGCCAACTTTGCTGGCAATGGACTGGTCATGCAGAACACCCTCGCTAGATTCCAGCAGCCCCCACTGGCAGCTTGGCGCATGTACGGAGATCTGCTCATCGCCTTTGGGGAATTTCTGTTGACAAGCATCCAGAGCATCGCCACCAGGCAATCAATACAAATACCTGAGCTCGTGTACGTTCTGCATTAGTTGGTGGCATAACTAACTTTTCCAAATTCTTGTTGTTATCTTGAAGAAACATCTAAACATTCTAGGTTATTAAGTGTTGCTTAAGTGTTGAgctaaaataaacaaaatgtgcTTCATGGAATCAATTATGACTGAGTTTGCATATCACAGCTGGATTGAGACTTACTGAACTACACGTACGCGTATCATGAACTTGAAGCTCGTGTCTGGGCGAGACAGAGTCATGAGGTTTCCTGTTCACACAATGACCAGTGCTTGCCACTAACCAGCGAAGGGAGGGGGCTGTGTGTGGAGCGGAGTTTGTTGCGGTCGAGTTGCATATTAGATTTAAtgcgatttgcatttgcttggcATGGGGCCGGCTCCTACATCGATAATGAGGCGACACTTCCCTAGCTTTGGCCCGCTTGCCCTGCCTTGATTTGCCCTTGGTTGGGGTTGCACCCACTCATAGAGGCATGCAACATTTGTCTAGGCAACCGCAGGGCAACGTGGACGGGTGCCTGCACGTCTGGCGGGTAAGTAATTTTGCGGTTGTATTTTGGGGCACGTTGCTTTGAGGCTTTCGACTCGGTCATCCTCTTAGTTGCCGCtgcggcctgcctgcctggctgggcTTTGGCAAATAGTTGAGCTCAAACAGTCCAGTGGGGGGGGCGCAAACCCGAAACTGGCCCacgaaataattgaaattttatgcCAGGCTTAAGCAAAAGTATAAATTGTTGAagctcagtctctctctcgctgtcgctgtcgctctccCGCTATCCCCTCACATGTATCTCTTTCGGATTGTATTCCGACGTAAATTCCcagcaaatacaaaacatttattttctctGCCTGCTCCAAAACATGTCTTTGATCTCGAAAAACATGTGAAAAAAACCCCccaaaacaaccaaaaattaaaaacgggccaatttacacacaaaagggaaaacacGAAAAAGTATACacgaaatatataaaaataaagcagcacaaaaatgtgaacaaaaaataaagcaattaaaGTTGTAAATATCCATATGCAAAATACAaatcacaaacaaattaaacgaaacgaaacgaaatgttCGAGTAAGTGCTtaaaacaatgccaaatgaGTTCTGGCTTTGGGAAATTTTtcccaaatgccaaaaaaatgcGAGAAATTCCAAAAGTATCTGGAGAACGGTATGCGGTGGGCAGGGAGCGATGACAGTGGGTTTTCCCGCGACactaatattatttattcctTCATATTTACTGAGGGGGTGGCAGCCTGCTTTTTCATACTCCCATCGACATTTCATTAAACTCGTAATTTATTTCTGAACAGCGGGAAATAAAACTTCTGATTTAAAGCTGTAAATAAGGTCTGGTTAAACCCAACGTAAGCCTTAAATATTTACCCAAATTTGTCTCTTCTGGCATTCATCTTTCTCGTGGAGAGACTTGATTTATGGGTCTAATAATCATGATCAAATTCTTGACCAgtcaaacaatttcaaatgagCAAAAGATACGGCCTtttggcagcacaaaaaaaagactaGATAGGAGTATGCGAGAACATTTGAGATTTTGTGGAATTTGTGGTTGATTTATGAGAGGTTTTtcgcatttaaaatgtttcgaAATACCAAGTGGGAAGGGAGTTTAAAAGGGAAAAACCTTATTAGCAGCAAAAGTCGGAATTCGAAGATTTGTCTGCACTGGAAATTAACACATAAATTTCAGAAGCTTTGAAACTGAACCACTTGCACTCAAACTCTAATATCTTTGATGGGTTTAATTTGGGAGAGTTCTCCAGCTACTGGGCTGACTTAGATTTCCCCCAGTCGTAACTTAAGTGATCGTTAAAAGGCCTCAATTAAAAGTCCCAACTTTAATGTGTGTTCCAATTTTGGTTTCGGGCTTATCCCCGCTACCAGTTTGGATCTCAATCTGACTGGGGACGATCTTATCTCGTCTCCGACTGAGAGCAGCTGAGGTAAGGCTTGGAATTTCCCTGAAGGGGGAAGGAAGGCATGTTATTGAACCTGCACAGGATTATCAGTTGCTCGATTGACAATCGAAAGacagaaattgaaatgtcaGATCATTGGAAGCCAATAAAGCGGGATGATTGATGTGCAAATTTATAAAATGCCGATTAACATGTCCATGCCCAAATCGTCTGCTTAATTACACACGACGCAGGCCCAACACGGGCAACCAAAGTTCACTGGTACAATGGCAGggcaattaatatttttattagcGTTTAATGTGGATTAATTGCCCCACACACTCCAGCGGATGCCCATGAATCAGCCCCAATCAAATGTGTGTCAAAACAAGGGCTCCCGTCCCATAGTCCAGTCCAGTCGATGAAATGGAATCCAGAAGCGAAAACGTCTGTCTGTTCtggaatttgcatttcttttgttgaCGCAATCACTGGACCTGTACACCCCCGTTAcgtctcctgcagctgcagcttctccaccCCATTCTCGCTGGAGATGTGCCTgacctgtgctgctgctgctgctgctgctcttgtctCCAGCGAGGGAGAAATGTGCCTGACCTGCACTGACGTCGCAGCGTGTGTCACTCACTCCAAGTGACAGAATCTCCCAGTCGGGGGCAGCGGATTCGCTTGACGCTCTGCTGGAAATCAAAAGTTTCGAAACCGGATTCGGGAGATATGGGTGTCGCACGTATCAcaatccaaacaaaacaaatcaaacgaaatgaaattctTTCGGCTTTCGGCTTTCGCCTGAAATTTGCTTTAAATACAAAATCGCCGAGCTCAGAACATTAGACAGGTTTAAGAGCTCGAATTAAGCACAGCCCCGCAGGAACATTGACTGGACAtaaaaccagcagcaaaacaaacagaagtGCAAAGCCATTTTAATAACCAATATTAAGAGATTgttaaaattatataatttctcCAACAACTCAAGTCTCAATTAGCTAACAATGAACATCACAAATCCCACGCAAATGGTAAGCAAACACAGACATTTCCATGTCCAGACAGAATCTGACGTATCTATTCCCTCAGATAATgcttggcagctgctgcctggcccTGCTCCTGACCCTCACCGAAGCCCTGCCCCGTTACAGTCGACGCGGAGATCTCAGACCCGCGGCGAGTCTCTCCAGCTTCGCCTATGCCCCCAGACCACAGGAGCCCATGACACTGACAGGAAACTATAACCTCATCATGCCCGACTACTATGATCACAATCCGGCAGCCTCGATGCAGCTGCAGAACTTTGCCAACTTCTACGAGGCCCAGGTGAGCCCCGGCGCCGACTTGGGCATGGATGAGTCCCAGTTTTTGGCCAGCACACCCGTCAGGCCACCACAGCCCCTTTCGGCGGATGAGATTCGCATCCGCCAGCATGTGCCATCGGTGGACATTGGACGTGAGAAGAAGAGTCTGCTCAAGCTGAAGAAGGGCAGCACCCAGCCCCGTGGAGGCGACTACCAGGAGTGGGATCAGTTCGACTACGATCTCTACAGCCTCAATCCCGGCGAGAACAAGAAGTACAAAAACGATGCCTAGATTGATGGCTCTGCAtcggaattggaattgaaatcTGAATCAGAATCGAGGGCCACTTTTATGGCTCGAGTGTTTATGagtttgttgctgtgttttttgtttttctgtttgttaagcgccaaaataaattatttatttattgtaaactgcatttggttttttgccaattttggcTGCGTCTCGAAAGAGGAATGCGGTCAGAGCAAGTTTTGTTATCTCCTTAAAGCGGGTAGTATGAAGCGGTTGCAACACTTGGCACGCAGAAGATCTCAATCATATTTAAGTAGATCCAACAGAACTAGCTGCTACGATATTTATAGAGTATTTGACGCTTCGGAGGTGCACAagtctttggtttttgggatTTCGCAAGCATCTAATGGACTTGCACAATTTGTCTAATTGCCCCTGCCATTAGCAATCCGCTTAATGACCAAATCCGACCCGAGgaacaacaaatcaaacacGAGGAATTTCCTGgagcatttcattttattgctGGTCGAGCAGAATGCGCTTCAGCTCCTCGACTCGTTCCGGCGAGGGCTCAAAGAACTCACTGTCCACCTGGACTTCCTTGTGCCTCGACAGGCGACGCGGCGGGGGACGCGCCGCATGGTATCtggccagagcagcagcctctgcctTCGGACTCCCGCCTTTGTTGCTGCAATTGCGGCGTGAGGACAGCTGTCGCCGCTGGGCAGGCTTCACCACCACTCCGCCCGCACGTTCCTTGAGACGTTGCTCCCTGGGATGCGGCTCCTCTgtcagctgctggagctcctCACCTGGTCTCTCGTCCGGATAGCCAGATTGTGGGTTGATGGCAGCGTGGGCCAACATCACACCTAGCACCACCATCTATGGGACACGAGAACGGTTTAGCATTTGACGTCATTGTCATTGAGGGAAACGAGTTCTGTGTTCGGTATTCCGTATTACCAGTAGAGTTGACAGCAAACTCGTCTTCATCGCTGGATTGTGTTTGTCTCGCTTCGGGGTCCACGGACTGACTAACTTGGGATTCTGTTCTCTGCTGGCTAATGATGGCTTGCCCTTAGAACCGATTATGAAATCTTGGATATTACTCGTATTATGCCACAGTCCAGTGAgaaacactgagagaaacCGGTTTGACTGTGCTTCTCTTCTTGCTTTACCGATTTGATTAGCATACTTGGACTGAAAAATGTTTCACAATTTGACTGAAACAGAGAAATCAATGCCGAAAACATTGCAAATTTATTCATGCTCTGTTATAATTATCAAAATATGTGTCGGACTTTTCTCAGTGCTGCTAACTTTATTCAGGGTGAGTGTATGGAATATTGTGATGTTCTGAACTTAGGACAGAGTTCCGTAAACCCAAAGAGTTCCCCGCTTGATGCCACTGGTAAACCAAGTGCTGTAAAAGGCATAGTCGCCCCTGGGAAGGGGTATAACATCCGTAAAGTGTGAGTTCACAAACTGTGTGGGAACCTTTTCCACCAAAATGTCATGCTGCAAGGAATGTCTCATCAAATATCTTCTCAGAGTTAGGATAAGTAGATCACAGAACTCACATCGTACGGACACTTGTGGTAGACATTTGAGTAGCTCTTTATCACCATATCAAAAAACTTCACCATAGGATTctgattgtttttcttttccataTACTTGCACACATTGAAGGTGACGTTCATGGTGATCGGTATGTAGCCCTTGAAGCGCCTTAAAACCTGCAGATTTGCCTAAGAACAGATGTAGGATATGAGCACTATAAACCTTGGGCAGCTAGGATACATCAAGTAACTTACCGATGCATCGGTATAGGGTTTCTCATGCATGAGGGCCTTCAGGGACATGTACTTGTAGCTCCGATTCACAGCCTTGATGTAGCAGTATTCAAACTCGAAGAACTTTTTGTCATTGGAGGTGCACTTGATGTTGGTAAACTCGAACCCGGAATAGATCTGGCGATGCACAATACTACAATTACAGGCAAATGTTTCGATGCTAAAGAGGTTACCTGCTTCACACAATATGCAAGAATAAATGGCAGCATCCAAACACCAGAATGAACCCGCATTTTGATTCCGGAATGATCTAGCCCCAACTGACGTCGTTCTCTATATCCAACTATAACTAAAAATCAATTACTTTTCGTATTAATCtacttttaattttcatgtTCACTGATCCAGAACTTTTTGATGCTGGTCTGATGTCTGGAAAATCATTTGCCCGAACCTCATTTATCAGATAAAATtctattttcaaatttaaaaaaaaatgttgatggGTTTTATTggtaatattattttaaaggTTGCcaatttttgttaatttaatgaTCATAAATCGTGTCGCAGTTTTTCTACACTACGTTTTTCTCATGCCCATTAACATATTTAGTGGCCAAATGATCTGCCACAATTTCGCACAGTGCATTGAGCCACTGTTCATTTTTTTATGGGTGATTAACATACGACAGACATTCATTcgcaatcaaatattttaaagcaaaagagacagagatgaGGCAACAGCCAACCGAACCGGTTGATCAATAACATTTCTCAATCAGCTGGCGATCCCCCCAGAGCATTGTCTACCTTTGGGCTGTTTAAACAAATCATGGAATCGGTTGTATTTA from Drosophila subobscura isolate 14011-0131.10 chromosome O, UCBerk_Dsub_1.0, whole genome shotgun sequence encodes:
- the LOC117896020 gene encoding uncharacterized protein LOC117896020 — translated: MRVHSGVWMLPFILAYCVKQIYSGFEFTNIKCTSNDKKFFEFEYCYIKAVNRSYKYMSLKALMHEKPYTDASANLQVLRRFKGYIPITMNVTFNVCKYMEKKNNQNPMVKFFDMVIKSYSNVYHKCPYDHDILVEKVPTQFVNSHFTDVIPLPRGDYAFYSTWFTSGIKRGTLWVYGTLS
- the LOC117897372 gene encoding uncharacterized protein LOC117897372, with protein sequence MKTSLLSTLLMVVLGVMLAHAAINPQSGYPDERPGEELQQLTEEPHPREQRLKERAGGVVVKPAQRRQLSSRRNCSNKGGSPKAEAAALARYHAARPPPRRLSRHKEVQVDSEFFEPSPERVEELKRILLDQQ
- the LOC117897371 gene encoding uncharacterized protein LOC117897371: MNITNPTQMIMLGSCCLALLLTLTEALPRYSRRGDLRPAASLSSFAYAPRPQEPMTLTGNYNLIMPDYYDHNPAASMQLQNFANFYEAQVSPGADLGMDESQFLASTPVRPPQPLSADEIRIRQHVPSVDIGREKKSLLKLKKGSTQPRGGDYQEWDQFDYDLYSLNPGENKKYKNDA
- the LOC117896855 gene encoding uncharacterized protein LOC117896855; translation: MMDPKPYHLLVFLLLYILMLTSFMRPQMNISISVDSYFFSAKYVVLLGVTFRFDLFMVVAALPITVLTVIALTKWNEATDHPTASRSFVSFVVFLYVALLIANFAGNGLVMQNTLARFQQPPLAAWRMYGDLLIAFGEFLLTSIQSIATRQSIQIPELVYVLH